The DNA window AGTTCATTGGTTTTAAAAAAAATTCTTCGTGTTCATGTGGTGTTTTTATAGATTGAAAGGCATCTTTTCCGTATTTTTCATAATGTCCGGAGGTTATGTAGAGATCTTTATGTGCTATATGAGGAGATACCACTTGGCTATAACCGGCTTTTGTTTGTTGTTTTCGCATAAAGGTTTCTAAGCGTTCTCTGAGTATTGCACCTTTAGGTAACCAAAGAGGAAGTCCCATTCCTACTTTTTCAGAAAAAACAAAAAGTTCCATTTCTTTTCCAATTCTTCTATGGTCTCTTTTTTTAGCTTCTTCTAAAAAGGTGAGATAATCTGTTAGTTCTTGCTGTTTTGGAAAGGTGATAGCATATATACGGGTAAGCTGTTTATTTTTTTCATTTCCTCGCCAATAAGCTCCTGCTATATTGAGAATTTTTACTGCTTTTATGAACCCTGTATGGGGTATATGAGGACCTCGGCAGAGGTCTGTAAAATTCCCCTGCTGATAAAAGCTAATAGTTCCATCTTCTAATTCTTTTATAAGTTCTATTTTATAGGGGTCGTTTTTTTCTTGAAAGTATTGGAGAGCAGAGGCTTTGCTTACTTCTGTTCTTTTATATTCGCTTTTTCGTTTGGCAAGTTCTAATATTTTATTTTCCAACAGAGTAAAATGTTCTTGCTGAAAATCTACTCCATTGAGATCTACATCGTAATAAAATCCATTTTCTATGGGGGGACCTATTCCAAATTTGATACCTGTATAGAGAGATTCTAAAGCTTCTGCTAAAAGGTGGGCTGATGAATGCCAAAAGGTTGCTTTTCCTTCGGCATCATTCCATGTAAAAAATTGTATTGTTCCGTTTTCTTCTAAAGAGCTTTGGACATCTCTGATTTTTCCGTTAAACTTTGCGGATAGGACGTTTCTTGCTAACCCTTCACTGATACTTTGTGCTACTTGTAATCCTGTTATTCCTTTTGGAAATTCTTTAATAGCCCCATCGGGGAATTTTATTTTTATGATCGACATATTTGAATGAAATATAGAAATTATAGTGAGTGTTTAATTATAGGTAACTACTCAAGTTATAAATTTGTAATTATTTAGTTACTTGTTTTAGTTATGTAGAATAAAAGCCTTGTTTTATTGAGTTATTTTCAAATCAAATTTTTAAAAAAAAACAAGAAAGAAAGTATTGTTTTTAAGATTCTAAATCATTGATTATCAAGTAAAAAGAGTAGATAAATAATGAACGAATACATAAGAAAAGTTAAAAAATGTATTTAATTATCTTGTTTTTTAGAATTTAGATTCAATATCGACTCTTTTTATTTTTTAGGGGTGGTTTTTATAGGATAGGGGGCATCGCAGATTCCTTTGCTTATTCGTATGAGTTTTTTTTCAGTGAGTTTTTTTTTGAGGGGAGAGAAATGGTGTACGAATAGTATTCCTTCTATGTGATCGTATTCGTGTTGAATTATTCTACTTCTTACCCCACTAAAAGTTTCTTCGTATTCTTCCCAGTTTTCGTTGAGATATTGTATTTTTATGGTATCGGGTCTATATATTTTTTCTCTTATATCAGGAATGCTGAGACATCCTTCTTCTAACAAAGTTTTTTTTTCTGTTCTTTCTATAATAGTAGGGTTTATAAAAATTTTTTTGAAAGAAGATAATCCGGGTTCCAAATCTTCGGCTCCTGTTCCATCAACAATAAAAAGACGTATTCCTTTTCCTACTTGTGGGGCTGCTAGTCCGACGCCATTTGCATTATGCATTGTTTCAAACATATCGCAAATTAGTTTTTCTATTTCTGGTGTTTTTGTACTTATAGGTATTGCTTTTTTTTGTAATATTGTGTTACCGTATAAAACTATTGGTAGTACCATTTTTTTTATATTCTAAAAATGATTGTAAAATAATGACCGCACTTACTTTATCAGTGTTTTCTTTTGTGTTTCTATATTTTTTATTTTTTCCGCTCATAAGTATAGCCGCTTCTGCTATTTGAGAGGTAAATCTTTCGTCTATTTCGTAATAGGTATACGCATTGGAAAATTCTTGTTTGAGGTTTTTAATAAATGTGATAACCTCTTGTGTGCAATGAGTATCTTTATTT is part of the Chitinophagaceae bacterium genome and encodes:
- the ruvX gene encoding Holliday junction resolvase RuvX, producing the protein MARIIGIDYGTKRVGLSVTDPEQIIATFLDSVLQSQTMEYLKNYVKREKCDGFVIGMPKNLQNKDTHCTQEVITFIKNLKQEFSNAYTYYEIDERFTSQIAEAAILMSGKNKKYRNTKENTDKVSAVIILQSFLEYKKNGTTNSFIR
- the def gene encoding peptide deformylase; the encoded protein is MVLPIVLYGNTILQKKAIPISTKTPEIEKLICDMFETMHNANGVGLAAPQVGKGIRLFIVDGTGAEDLEPGLSSFKKIFINPTIIERTEKKTLLEEGCLSIPDIREKIYRPDTIKIQYLNENWEEYEETFSGVRSRIIQHEYDHIEGILFVHHFSPLKKKLTEKKLIRISKGICDAPYPIKTTPKK
- the thrS gene encoding threonine--tRNA ligase; translated protein: MSIIKIKFPDGAIKEFPKGITGLQVAQSISEGLARNVLSAKFNGKIRDVQSSLEENGTIQFFTWNDAEGKATFWHSSAHLLAEALESLYTGIKFGIGPPIENGFYYDVDLNGVDFQQEHFTLLENKILELAKRKSEYKRTEVSKASALQYFQEKNDPYKIELIKELEDGTISFYQQGNFTDLCRGPHIPHTGFIKAVKILNIAGAYWRGNEKNKQLTRIYAITFPKQQELTDYLTFLEEAKKRDHRRIGKEMELFVFSEKVGMGLPLWLPKGAILRERLETFMRKQQTKAGYSQVVSPHIAHKDLYITSGHYEKYGKDAFQSIKTPHEHEEFFLKPMNCPHHCEIYKSKPRSYKELPLRLAEFGTVYRYEQSGELHGLTRVRGFTQDDAHIFCMPDQVKTEFMKVIDLVLYVFNALGFEKYTAQISLRDPKNKEKYIGSDDLWERAEKEIIEAATEKKLETKQVEGEAAFYGPKLDFMVKDALNRNWQLGTIQVDYQLPKRFELEYIGSDNQKHTPVMIHRAPFGSLERFIAVLIEHCGGNFPLWLAPEQFAILPISEKFTEYAQKVFSILQENEIRGFIDNRVETIGKKIREAEINKIPFMFIVGEKEQETETISIREHSKGDKGACKLTELIPFLQKILSESFSIKK